TCCATATTCTATACTACTGTCTATTTTACTTTTAATTAAACTTTTGTCAAGATCCCCAATATTTTCTCCCTCAATTTCTGAAGTACAAACTCTAAAATCATAATCCCATTCCCTATCAAAATCATCTAGCATTTGATATCCAGCATTATCATTATCAATTCCTAATATAATATCTTTGAACCCTCTATCTCTCAACATTTTTAATTTAGTCTCTGTAAGGGTATTTCCAAAAAAGCTACATACATTCTTATGCACATTATAGATATTTAATAAAGACTTAATTCCTTCAACTATTACTAGAGGCTCATCTGTATTACAGTTGTCTAAATTAAATATAAAATCTGATATAGCATCCTTTGGATATAGAACTTTCAAATCTCCTTTTCTATAAGCTCGACCCTCAATATTTATTAGATTACCCTCTGAGTTATATACTGGAATTAAAATTCTATTCATAAACACAGTTGACTTTTTATCTTCTTGAGTAAACTTACTTCTATACTTACAATATTTAGTATAAGATATATTAAA
Above is a genomic segment from Candidatus Woesearchaeota archaeon containing:
- a CDS encoding CHC2 zinc finger domain-containing protein: MKTPQQVLDELGIAYEIKGDNLIFTCTNPSHKDNHPSCSMDIEEGYYKCWGCGDKGNTFTLYKRLTGNTLDSGSSYSNYGGYYSTTKTTKKKSKDRGDFILEEGSELSVFNNKEVMAYLKSIGVVEDTIYDFNISYTKYCKYRSKFTQEDKKSTVFMNRILIPVYNSEGNLINIEGRAYRKGDLKVLYPKDAISDFIFNLDNCNTDEPLVIVEGIKSLLNIYNVHKNVCSFFGNTLTETKLKMLRDRGFKDIILGIDNDNAGYQMLDDFDREWDYDFRVCTSEIEGENIGDLDKSLIKSKIDSSIEYG